A DNA window from Equus przewalskii isolate Varuska chromosome 12, EquPr2, whole genome shotgun sequence contains the following coding sequences:
- the CEP20 gene encoding centrosomal protein 20 isoform X2: MATVTELKAVLKDTLEKRGVLGHLRARIRAEVFSALDDESEPPPPLSHENLLINELIREYLEFNKYKYTASVLMAESGQPVVPLDRQFLIRELNAFEESKDDSM; this comes from the exons ATGGCGACTGTCACCGAGCTGAAGGCCG TTTTAAAGGACACCTTGGAAAAAAGAGGCGTGTTAGGGCATTTAAGAGCGAGGATTCGAGCTGAGGTTTTCAGCGCCCTCGATGATGAAAGCGAACCTCCGCCACCGCTGTCTCATGAGAACCTTCTGATTAATGAATTAATTCGGGAGTATttggaattcaataaatataagtATACAGCATCTGTCCTCATGGCAG AATCTGGTCAACCTGTAGTTCCTTTGGACAGACAATTTCTTATCCGTGAACTGAATGCGTTTGAAGAATCAAAGGATGATTCAATGTAA